One window of the Chitinophaga niabensis genome contains the following:
- the leuD gene encoding 3-isopropylmalate dehydratase small subunit yields the protein MDKKFSNLVSTVVPLPIENIDTDQIIPARFLKATTREGFGENLFRDWRFDDQQVPKKDFVLNNPLYKGRVLVAGKNFGCGSSREHAAWALGDYGFKVVVSSFFADIFKNNALNNFILPIQVSDDFLQKIFAAVEKDPAAELEINLEEQYIKILASGEKASFDINAYKKTCLLNGYDDIDYLLSLSNEVAAYEKTRPFNF from the coding sequence ATGGACAAGAAATTTTCAAACCTGGTATCCACAGTGGTACCTTTACCGATAGAAAACATAGACACAGACCAGATCATCCCGGCCCGGTTCCTGAAAGCTACTACCCGTGAGGGTTTTGGCGAAAACCTGTTCCGCGACTGGCGTTTTGATGATCAACAGGTGCCGAAAAAGGATTTCGTACTCAACAACCCCCTCTACAAAGGGCGCGTACTGGTAGCCGGCAAAAATTTCGGTTGTGGCTCTTCCAGGGAACATGCTGCCTGGGCATTGGGCGATTACGGATTCAAAGTAGTGGTCAGCAGTTTCTTTGCAGATATCTTTAAGAACAATGCATTGAATAACTTCATCCTGCCCATCCAGGTAAGTGATGATTTCCTGCAAAAGATCTTTGCCGCTGTTGAAAAAGATCCTGCCGCCGAACTTGAAATTAACCTGGAAGAGCAGTATATTAAAATATTGGCTTCCGGCGAAAAGGCATCTTTCGATATCAACGCATACAAAAAAACGTGCCTCCTGAACGGTTATGACGACATCGATTACCTGCTCAGCCTCAGCAATGAAGTAGCAGCTTATGAAAAAACAAGACCATTTAATTTCTAA
- a CDS encoding SDR family NAD(P)-dependent oxidoreductase: protein MSLFRLDGKIAVVTGAGSGIGQAIARCFAGSGAIVHVLELNEDAGKGTVDEIAATGGKGFVHAVNVADQAAVVAVMQKIIQTSGKLDILVNCAGIAHVGKLETTAEQDFDRVFSVNVKGTYNCMYAVIEQMKKQGGGVILNIASIASSVGIPDRFAYSMSKGAVYTMTLSVAKDYLADKIRVNSISPARVHTPFVDGFIAKNYPGKEAEMFEKLSKTQPIGRMAKPDEVGYLALYLCSDEAGFITGCDYPLDGGFIKLNN from the coding sequence ATGAGTTTGTTCCGTTTAGATGGGAAAATTGCTGTGGTAACTGGTGCCGGAAGCGGCATCGGACAGGCAATTGCGCGGTGTTTTGCCGGCAGTGGGGCTATTGTTCACGTGCTGGAATTAAATGAGGATGCCGGGAAGGGTACAGTAGATGAAATTGCTGCCACAGGGGGTAAAGGATTTGTACATGCCGTGAATGTGGCAGACCAGGCTGCAGTGGTAGCCGTTATGCAAAAGATCATACAAACATCCGGTAAACTGGATATACTGGTGAACTGCGCCGGTATTGCACACGTGGGAAAACTGGAAACTACTGCTGAGCAGGATTTCGACCGCGTATTCTCCGTGAATGTAAAAGGCACTTATAACTGCATGTACGCAGTAATTGAACAAATGAAAAAACAAGGTGGCGGTGTGATCCTCAATATCGCTTCCATTGCTTCCAGCGTGGGGATCCCTGACAGGTTTGCCTACTCTATGAGCAAAGGCGCCGTATATACTATGACGCTCTCTGTAGCAAAAGATTACCTCGCTGATAAGATCCGCGTGAACAGTATTTCTCCTGCCCGTGTGCATACACCATTTGTGGATGGTTTCATTGCCAAGAACTATCCCGGCAAAGAAGCAGAAATGTTTGAGAAACTGTCCAAAACACAACCTATCGGCCGCATGGCTAAACCGGATGAAGTGGGCTATCTCGCTTTGTATCTCTGCTCTGATGAAGCAGGTTTTATCACCGGTTGCGATTATCCACTAGACGGAGGCTTTATAAAACTGAATAACTAA
- the leuC gene encoding 3-isopropylmalate dehydratase large subunit, whose protein sequence is MGKTLFDKIWDSHIVAAKPGFPDAVYINTHFIHEVTSPQAFDGLRKRNIPVFRPAKTRATADHNVPTLEQHLPIKEALSRKQVEMLTKNTAEFGVELYGLGHPYQGIVHVIGPELGITLPGMTIVCGDSHTSTHGAFGTVAFGIGTSEVEQVLATQCILQYKPKRMKIEVNGQLKKGVVSKDIILYIIAQISASGATGYFVEYAGEAIRNLSMEARMTICNMSIEMGARGGLIAPDATTFEYIKGREFAPKGADWDKALAYWETLKTDEDAVFDAVLTFDAADIEPQITYGTNPGMGIGVTQHIPALGEIDDKEKPSFSKSLQYMDLEPGSRLLGKKVDYVFIGSCTNSRIEDLRMVADFVKGKRKADDVIVWIVPGSKQVEAQAIAEGIDKVFEAAGFQLRQPGCSACLAMNEDKIPAGKYCIATSNRNFEGRQGPNARTFLASPLTAAAAAITGNVTDVRDLI, encoded by the coding sequence ATGGGTAAAACATTATTTGACAAGATTTGGGATAGTCACATTGTGGCTGCTAAGCCGGGTTTCCCGGATGCCGTGTACATCAATACACATTTTATACATGAAGTAACCAGCCCGCAGGCTTTTGACGGATTAAGGAAAAGGAATATACCTGTTTTCAGACCTGCCAAAACCAGGGCTACTGCAGATCATAACGTACCTACCCTGGAACAGCATCTTCCCATCAAGGAAGCGCTGAGCAGGAAACAGGTAGAAATGCTGACAAAGAACACCGCAGAGTTTGGGGTAGAGTTATACGGACTGGGCCATCCTTACCAGGGGATTGTGCACGTGATAGGCCCGGAACTGGGTATTACCCTTCCCGGCATGACGATAGTTTGCGGGGACAGTCATACTTCCACACATGGGGCCTTTGGTACCGTTGCCTTCGGGATCGGTACTTCCGAAGTGGAGCAGGTACTGGCCACCCAGTGCATCCTGCAATACAAGCCCAAAAGGATGAAGATTGAGGTGAACGGGCAATTGAAAAAAGGTGTGGTGTCCAAGGACATTATCCTCTATATTATTGCACAGATCTCTGCTTCCGGCGCTACAGGTTACTTTGTGGAATATGCCGGAGAGGCCATCCGCAACCTGAGCATGGAAGCCAGGATGACCATCTGTAATATGAGTATCGAAATGGGTGCACGCGGTGGATTGATTGCACCGGATGCTACCACTTTTGAATATATCAAAGGCCGTGAGTTTGCACCAAAGGGGGCAGACTGGGATAAAGCCCTTGCTTACTGGGAAACACTGAAAACGGATGAAGATGCTGTGTTTGATGCAGTGCTTACCTTTGACGCAGCGGATATTGAACCCCAGATCACTTATGGTACTAACCCGGGAATGGGCATAGGGGTTACCCAACACATTCCTGCCCTGGGAGAGATTGATGACAAGGAAAAACCATCTTTCTCCAAATCCCTGCAGTACATGGATCTGGAGCCAGGCAGCCGGCTGCTGGGGAAAAAAGTGGATTATGTGTTCATCGGCAGCTGTACAAATTCCCGGATCGAAGACCTCCGCATGGTGGCAGACTTCGTAAAAGGAAAACGCAAAGCAGATGATGTAATCGTATGGATCGTGCCGGGTTCCAAACAAGTGGAAGCACAGGCCATTGCAGAGGGGATAGACAAAGTGTTTGAAGCCGCCGGATTCCAGCTGCGCCAGCCGGGTTGTTCTGCCTGCCTGGCTATGAATGAGGACAAAATACCGGCAGGGAAGTATTGCATTGCCACTTCCAACCGTAATTTTGAAGGCCGCCAGGGTCCCAATGCCCGTACTTTCCTGGCAAGTCCGCTAACTGCAGCAGCTGCCGCTATTACCGGAAATGTAACGGACGTGAGAGACCTGATCTAA
- a CDS encoding ribonucleoside-diphosphate reductase small subunit, translating into MSNENEILLKENKDRFVILPINYPAIWEHYKRHEASFWTAEEIDLSSDLKDWANMNDGERHFISHVLAFFAASDGIVNENLAVNFMSEVQIPEARCFYGFQIMMENIHSETYALLIDTYISDPVEKNRLFHAIDTIPAVTKKAEWALRWINNGTFAQRLVAFAAVEGIFFSGSFCSIFWLKKRGLMPGLTFSNELISRDEGLHCEFACLLYSMLNGKLDEKEVHEIIRDAVEIEKEFITDALPAALIGMNSELMKQYIEFVADRWISELGCKKIYNATNPFDFMEMISLQGKTNFFEKRVGDYQKSGVIGGKEANTFSLDEDF; encoded by the coding sequence ATGAGTAACGAGAATGAGATATTACTGAAGGAAAACAAAGACCGGTTTGTAATCCTCCCGATAAACTACCCCGCCATCTGGGAACACTATAAACGCCACGAAGCCAGTTTCTGGACTGCTGAAGAAATTGATCTTTCCAGTGATCTGAAAGACTGGGCCAATATGAATGACGGAGAACGTCATTTCATTTCGCATGTACTGGCATTTTTTGCTGCGTCTGACGGGATTGTGAATGAGAACCTGGCCGTGAACTTCATGAGTGAAGTTCAGATCCCTGAAGCGCGTTGTTTCTATGGTTTCCAGATCATGATGGAAAACATCCACTCTGAAACATATGCATTGCTGATCGATACTTATATCAGCGATCCTGTGGAGAAGAACCGCCTCTTCCATGCGATTGATACCATCCCTGCTGTTACCAAAAAGGCAGAATGGGCTTTACGCTGGATCAACAACGGTACATTCGCACAGCGCCTGGTAGCTTTTGCTGCCGTGGAAGGTATTTTCTTCAGTGGAAGTTTCTGCTCCATCTTCTGGCTGAAAAAACGCGGCCTCATGCCCGGCCTGACCTTCTCTAATGAACTGATCAGCCGTGATGAAGGATTACACTGCGAATTTGCCTGCCTGCTTTACAGCATGCTCAATGGCAAACTGGATGAAAAAGAAGTACACGAGATCATCCGCGATGCCGTAGAGATAGAAAAAGAATTCATTACAGACGCTTTACCTGCTGCATTGATCGGCATGAACAGCGAGCTGATGAAACAATACATTGAATTTGTGGCAGACCGCTGGATCAGCGAGCTCGGCTGCAAGAAGATCTACAATGCAACCAATCCTTTCGACTTTATGGAAATGATATCCTTACAGGGAAAAACCAATTTCTTCGAAAAACGGGTAGGTGACTATCAAAAATCAGGCGTGATCGGCGGCAAAGAAGCAAATACGTTCAGCCTTGATGAAGACTTTTAA
- a CDS encoding Gfo/Idh/MocA family protein, translating to MKKSRRTFLKNTVKGSAALMIGSILPGMSAKSYASILGANDRIRVGMMGVNARGLALATNYARQPNCEVISVSDVDTRAAEKCIEKVKEVQQKAPAAIPDFRKALENKNLDALVVAAPDHWHAPAAILAAKAGKHVYLEKPCSHNPHEGELLIQVQKKYNKVIQMGNQRRSWPNVIAAIKEIHSGTIGRAYFAKGWYTNNRESIGIGKKTDVPAWLNYDLWQGPAPRRAFQDNLIHYNWHWFWNWGTGEACNNGTHMVDLMRWGLQVDYPTRVTSSGGRYRYKDDWETPDTQVISLEFANNTSMVWEGRSCNGQYVEGSSVGVIFYGETGSLVIDGNAYTVYDLKSKVVKEVKNTKSIDARNVTNPAADLDALHFQNFFDGIKNGTALNSDILSGHQSTLLCQLGNIALLTGNALRIDPSNGHIKNDAAAMKFWKRDYQPGWEPKL from the coding sequence ATGAAAAAGTCCCGCAGAACTTTCCTCAAGAATACCGTAAAAGGCTCAGCAGCCTTGATGATCGGCAGCATACTCCCCGGCATGAGTGCAAAAAGTTATGCCAGCATCCTGGGTGCCAACGACCGTATCCGGGTTGGCATGATGGGCGTAAATGCCAGAGGCCTTGCCCTGGCTACCAACTATGCACGCCAGCCCAACTGCGAAGTGATCTCTGTTTCTGACGTGGATACCCGCGCTGCGGAGAAGTGTATAGAGAAAGTAAAGGAAGTGCAGCAAAAAGCGCCCGCTGCTATTCCTGACTTCAGGAAAGCGCTGGAGAATAAAAACCTGGATGCGCTGGTAGTAGCTGCACCGGACCATTGGCATGCCCCTGCTGCTATACTGGCTGCCAAAGCCGGTAAACACGTATACCTGGAAAAGCCCTGCAGCCATAATCCACATGAGGGGGAACTGCTGATACAGGTGCAGAAGAAATACAACAAGGTTATCCAGATGGGTAATCAGCGTCGCTCCTGGCCCAATGTGATAGCAGCTATCAAAGAGATACACAGCGGTACTATCGGCCGTGCTTATTTTGCCAAAGGCTGGTATACCAATAACCGTGAATCCATTGGCATTGGTAAAAAAACAGACGTTCCTGCCTGGTTGAATTATGATCTCTGGCAAGGCCCTGCACCACGCCGTGCATTCCAGGATAATCTTATTCACTATAACTGGCATTGGTTCTGGAACTGGGGTACCGGTGAAGCCTGTAATAACGGAACACATATGGTAGACCTCATGCGATGGGGCCTGCAGGTGGATTATCCTACACGCGTTACCTCCTCCGGTGGACGATACCGTTATAAAGATGATTGGGAAACACCGGACACGCAAGTGATCTCCCTCGAATTTGCCAATAATACCAGCATGGTATGGGAAGGCCGCAGCTGTAACGGACAGTATGTGGAAGGCAGTTCTGTAGGTGTTATTTTCTACGGAGAAACAGGATCACTGGTGATCGATGGAAATGCTTATACCGTGTATGATCTGAAAAGTAAAGTGGTGAAGGAAGTGAAGAATACTAAATCCATTGATGCCCGGAATGTGACCAATCCTGCGGCTGACCTGGATGCACTGCATTTCCAGAACTTCTTTGACGGCATTAAAAATGGTACTGCGCTTAATTCAGATATTCTCAGCGGACATCAAAGCACTCTGCTTTGCCAGTTAGGCAATATTGCCCTGCTTACGGGTAATGCGCTGCGTATTGATCCTTCCAACGGACATATCAAAAACGATGCTGCGGCTATGAAGTTCTGGAAACGGGATTATCAGCCGGGCTGGGAACCTAAATTATAA
- the leuB gene encoding 3-isopropylmalate dehydrogenase yields MGVTKKILVIPGDGIGQEVTAWGKKVLETIAENYKHTFTFHEGIMGHVAIEATGNPLPDETLEKARQSDAILFGAIGHAKYDNDPTLKVRPEQGLLKIRKELGLYANLRPIKLFDDLLHASSIKPEILQGADILFFRELTGDVYFGEKQRSEDRSSASDLMIYHKYEVERIARKAYDAARTRRKKLCSVDKANVLEASRLWREVVQEIAKEYPDVETEHMFIDNAAMQLIKDPKRFDVVVTGNLFGDILTDEASQIAGSMGMLASASVGDSIGFYEPIHGSAHDITGKGIANPLASILSAALLLDISFGLKEESQRVIRAVDATLRQGYRTMDIANKHTPNEFLLGTDAMGAKVLENLN; encoded by the coding sequence ATGGGAGTCACAAAGAAAATTCTGGTAATACCCGGAGACGGGATCGGGCAGGAAGTAACAGCCTGGGGAAAGAAAGTATTGGAAACAATTGCGGAGAACTACAAACACACGTTTACATTCCACGAAGGCATCATGGGCCATGTAGCCATTGAGGCCACCGGTAATCCGCTGCCGGATGAAACACTGGAAAAAGCACGCCAGAGCGATGCCATCCTGTTTGGTGCCATCGGCCATGCTAAATACGATAATGACCCTACCCTGAAAGTACGCCCTGAACAGGGATTGCTGAAGATCAGGAAAGAACTGGGCCTTTATGCCAACCTTCGCCCCATCAAATTATTCGATGACCTGCTGCATGCCTCCAGCATTAAACCGGAGATCCTGCAGGGCGCAGATATCCTTTTCTTCCGTGAACTCACAGGTGATGTATATTTTGGAGAGAAACAAAGAAGTGAAGACCGCAGTTCTGCATCTGACCTGATGATCTATCATAAGTACGAAGTAGAACGCATTGCCCGCAAAGCATATGATGCTGCCCGTACCCGCCGCAAAAAACTCTGCTCTGTAGATAAAGCCAACGTGCTGGAAGCATCCCGCCTCTGGAGAGAAGTAGTACAGGAAATTGCGAAAGAATATCCTGATGTGGAAACAGAACATATGTTCATTGATAATGCTGCCATGCAATTGATCAAGGACCCTAAGCGTTTTGATGTGGTGGTGACCGGCAACCTGTTTGGAGACATCCTCACAGATGAAGCCTCTCAGATCGCAGGATCTATGGGTATGCTGGCATCTGCATCCGTAGGAGATTCCATTGGTTTCTATGAACCTATTCACGGCTCTGCGCACGACATCACCGGAAAAGGTATTGCCAACCCGCTGGCTTCTATCTTATCTGCTGCGCTGCTGCTGGATATCTCATTCGGATTAAAAGAAGAATCACAACGTGTGATCCGTGCAGTAGATGCCACCCTGCGCCAGGGTTACCGTACAATGGATATTGCCAACAAACATACACCCAACGAATTTTTACTGGGCACAGACGCCATGGGCGCCAAAGTGCTGGAAAACCTGAATTAA
- a CDS encoding 3-keto-disaccharide hydrolase has protein sequence MQKIKLLMTLALALTSGISTAQKSQKGWQQLFNGKDLKNWDIKITGHQLNDNNGNTFSVKDGKLTVSYDGYKAFDEQYGHIFHKQKFSAYLLVMEYRFVGEQVKGGPGWAYRNSGAMIHSQSAKSMGVKQDFPISIEVQLLGGDGKGKRTTSNLCTPGTNVVMKNQLITAHCVNSNSKTYDNDIWVRAEVLVLGDSIVKHIVEKDTVLMYEKPQIGGGNVSNYDPALKKDGQLLSEGYIALQSESHPIQYRKVELFDLKPYMKDPRKLAAKLKELQNRK, from the coding sequence ATGCAAAAAATAAAATTACTGATGACGCTTGCTCTTGCGTTAACATCAGGGATAAGCACCGCACAGAAATCTCAAAAGGGATGGCAGCAACTTTTTAACGGGAAAGACCTGAAAAACTGGGACATCAAAATCACCGGGCATCAGCTGAACGACAACAATGGCAATACTTTCAGCGTGAAAGACGGCAAACTCACCGTATCCTATGATGGATACAAAGCATTTGATGAACAGTACGGCCACATCTTCCACAAGCAAAAATTCTCTGCTTACTTACTGGTGATGGAATACCGCTTTGTAGGTGAACAGGTGAAAGGTGGCCCCGGATGGGCTTATCGCAACAGCGGGGCTATGATCCATTCCCAATCTGCCAAGAGCATGGGTGTAAAGCAGGATTTTCCTATTTCCATTGAAGTGCAGTTACTGGGTGGTGACGGGAAAGGGAAACGTACCACCTCTAACCTCTGTACCCCAGGCACGAATGTGGTAATGAAGAATCAGCTGATCACTGCACATTGCGTGAATTCAAATTCCAAAACGTATGATAATGATATCTGGGTGAGAGCGGAAGTATTGGTGCTGGGAGATTCCATCGTTAAACATATTGTGGAGAAGGATACGGTACTGATGTATGAAAAACCACAGATCGGCGGCGGGAATGTTTCCAATTACGATCCTGCTTTGAAAAAAGACGGACAGCTTTTATCTGAAGGATACATTGCTTTACAGAGCGAAAGCCATCCCATACAATACAGGAAGGTGGAGTTGTTTGATCTGAAGCCTTATATGAAGGACCCCAGGAAACTCGCAGCGAAGCTGAAAGAATTACAAAACAGGAAATAA
- a CDS encoding M15 family metallopeptidase: protein MKNIYILYLFLLPLNLWAQEIPLNKHGLPVVNSLQLYKELVKQNKDLRLIKIDDIAQDVRYATANNFTREQLYPYPVVWLRLPAYQALQALQMVLEPMGVGLKIFDGYRPYRVTEKMWKVMPDERYAADPKKGSGHNRGIAVDLTLIYLKTGKEFPMGTDYDDLSEKAHHAYAQITDEEKENRVLLRTMMEAHGFMALETEWWHYYLKDPEKYPLMDIWFDELK, encoded by the coding sequence GTGAAAAATATATACATTTTATACTTATTCCTGCTACCCTTAAATCTTTGGGCTCAGGAAATTCCATTGAACAAACACGGCCTGCCTGTTGTGAATTCCCTTCAATTATACAAAGAACTGGTAAAACAGAACAAAGATCTTCGCTTAATAAAGATCGATGATATTGCGCAGGATGTACGTTATGCTACTGCTAATAATTTCACCCGTGAGCAACTGTACCCCTACCCTGTAGTATGGTTAAGGCTTCCCGCCTACCAGGCATTACAGGCTTTGCAAATGGTACTGGAACCTATGGGTGTGGGCCTCAAAATATTTGACGGGTACCGGCCTTACCGGGTGACAGAGAAAATGTGGAAAGTGATGCCGGACGAACGTTATGCCGCAGATCCTAAAAAAGGGTCCGGCCACAACAGGGGTATAGCAGTAGATCTTACCCTCATTTATCTTAAAACCGGCAAGGAATTTCCTATGGGAACAGATTACGATGATCTTTCGGAAAAAGCCCATCATGCCTATGCGCAGATAACAGATGAAGAAAAAGAGAACCGGGTGCTCCTGCGCACGATGATGGAAGCGCATGGCTTTATGGCACTGGAAACGGAATGGTGGCATTATTACCTGAAAGACCCCGAAAAATATCCGTTGATGGATATCTGGTTTGATGAGTTAAAGTAA
- a CDS encoding 2-isopropylmalate synthase, whose amino-acid sequence MDKNRVYVFDTTLRDGEQVPGCQLTTVEKIIVAKELEALGVDVIEAGFPISSPGDFQSVVEISKAVSEPVICALTRANTADIDAAAAALKYAKRKRIHTGIGASDMHIKYKFNSTRENILERAVEAVKYSRKFVDDVEFYAEDAGRADNAYLAQMIEAVIAAGATVVNIPDTNGYCLPEQYGAKIKYLMDHVSNIDKAIISVHCHNDLGLATANTIAGVFNGARQVECTINGIGERAGNTSLEEVAMILKTHHALGYTTGINSKRIYELSNLVSNMMRMPVQPNKAIVGRNAFAHSSGIHQDGVLKHRENYEILDPEDIGLQSNSIILTARSGRHALKHHLERLGYKLEKINIDDVYARFLEMADTRKEITDHDLLTLMGDGADSNYDDKAIKVTLLQVVCGDPLRPMATVKLRINGEEKEGSAAGNGPVNATINAIHTIIQDDIELDEFSIQAMRGGSEDVSKVNMRVNHNGKSYYGFGYSTDIVNASVHAYVDALNKIF is encoded by the coding sequence ATGGATAAAAATCGTGTTTACGTTTTTGATACAACCCTGCGTGATGGAGAACAAGTGCCGGGTTGCCAGCTAACGACCGTGGAAAAGATCATTGTAGCGAAAGAACTGGAAGCCCTGGGTGTGGACGTGATAGAAGCAGGCTTTCCCATCTCCAGTCCCGGCGATTTTCAAAGCGTTGTTGAAATCTCCAAAGCAGTAAGCGAACCGGTGATCTGTGCACTCACACGTGCCAATACAGCAGATATTGATGCCGCCGCCGCAGCACTTAAATATGCTAAACGCAAACGCATCCATACCGGTATCGGTGCTTCAGATATGCACATCAAATACAAATTCAACAGCACCCGCGAGAATATCCTGGAACGTGCAGTAGAAGCAGTGAAGTATTCCCGCAAGTTTGTAGATGATGTGGAATTCTACGCAGAAGATGCCGGCCGTGCAGATAATGCTTACCTCGCACAAATGATCGAAGCGGTGATCGCTGCAGGCGCTACCGTAGTGAACATCCCTGATACCAACGGTTACTGCCTGCCGGAACAATACGGTGCCAAGATCAAATACCTGATGGATCATGTCTCCAATATCGATAAAGCCATTATTTCCGTACACTGCCACAACGATCTCGGGCTGGCTACTGCCAACACCATCGCCGGTGTATTCAATGGCGCGCGCCAGGTAGAATGTACCATTAACGGTATTGGTGAACGTGCAGGCAACACTTCCCTGGAAGAAGTAGCCATGATCCTCAAAACCCACCACGCACTGGGTTATACCACAGGTATCAACAGCAAACGTATCTATGAGTTGAGCAATTTAGTGTCCAACATGATGCGTATGCCGGTACAGCCGAATAAAGCCATCGTTGGCCGTAATGCATTTGCACACAGCTCCGGTATTCACCAGGATGGTGTGCTGAAGCATCGTGAAAACTACGAGATCCTTGATCCGGAAGATATCGGGCTGCAATCCAACTCCATTATCCTCACTGCACGCAGTGGCCGCCATGCATTGAAACACCACCTGGAAAGGCTGGGTTACAAACTGGAAAAGATCAATATTGATGATGTATATGCCCGTTTCCTGGAAATGGCAGATACCCGCAAAGAGATCACAGATCACGATCTGCTCACACTCATGGGCGATGGTGCGGATAGCAATTATGATGATAAGGCCATCAAAGTAACCCTGTTACAGGTAGTATGTGGTGATCCTTTACGTCCGATGGCTACGGTAAAACTGCGGATCAACGGGGAAGAGAAAGAAGGTAGTGCAGCTGGTAACGGTCCTGTGAATGCAACCATCAATGCCATCCATACCATCATACAGGATGATATTGAGCTGGATGAATTCAGTATTCAGGCAATGCGCGGTGGTAGTGAAGATGTAAGTAAAGTGAATATGCGCGTGAACCACAATGGTAAATCCTATTATGGATTTGGTTATTCAACAGACATTGTGAATGCCAGTGTGCATGCTTATGTAGATGCTTTGAATAAGATTTTCTAA